Within Ovis aries strain OAR_USU_Benz2616 breed Rambouillet chromosome 3, ARS-UI_Ramb_v3.0, whole genome shotgun sequence, the genomic segment tgtctgactctttgtgaccccatggactgcagcatgccgggcatccgtgtccttcaccgtctcctggagcttgctcaaactcgggtccagtgagtcggtgctgccatccaaccatcacatcctctgtcgtccccttctcctcctggggaGGGGTCTTTGTAATGAATCGGCTCtatgaatcaggtggccaaagtattggagcttcagcttcagcatcagtccttccaatgaatattcaggactgatttcctttaggatggactggttggatctccttgtagtgcaagggactctgaagagtcttctccaacaccacagtttaaaaacaccATTTCTTTGGAATTGATCATCAACTTAAAGGAGAGCCCCTTGTTTTCCTGGTCAGAGCTCAGCCTTTCTGGTCTTGGTACACAGCGCCAGTGTTCCTCAGAGTGAAAGCTCAGAGCTCGGGAAGCCTGGCGCTGCGCACGAGCTGTCCCGTGGCTTCTATCAGCTATGTCACCAGAACTTCAGTTAATCTCTCTTCCATTTTCTCAGATCCAGGCCACAGGCTGGCTCCCATTCATGTTAAAACCTTATTCTTGGACTCCCTACTCTTATTTTTGGCTCTATCCAATTCACGTTCCACCCAGCAGCAAGTGCGACACTTTAGAATCAGGCCGCAGCACTGCCCTGCCTAACACCCCTTTCGATTGCTCCCAGGATAGaagccaggcttccttctctGCATCTGGCTCTGCTCACTGTCTTAGCCTTGTCTTAGGCtctcctcctggagaaggaaatggcacccactccagtgttcttgcccgtaaagtcccgtggacggaggagcatggtaggctacagtccacggggtctcaaaaagtcggatacgactgggtgacttcacttagGCTCTTCTCCACCTGTTCTTTGAACCAATCAGTCTGCAACACCGAGGCTCATTCCTGGCtgcacttcacacacacacacacacacacacacacacatcttctccaCCTGTTCTTTGAACCAATCAgtctgttcacacacacacacacacacacacacacacacacacgttttctgTACTCAATGGCGACATTTTTTTGCCcagttctttttatgactgattcTCTCTCGTCCTGCACGTCTCAGTTTAAATATCAGCTGACTGCCATGTCTAAAACAGTTCTCTGCTGTAGCACCTTCTGTATTTCAGAATGCTCATCTTCAGCTGGTCTCTAACTTGTTGATGGTCTTTCCGCACTAGAATTTAAATTCTGCCTGAGCAGGAACTACCttcattctctctcccttttgcTTAAtagaatgcctggcacacagtgggtgcaGAATAAATGTTGAGTGGACACTTGATCTGGCGACTGACCTCTGCTTGAACACACAGTCTCCTGAGAGAATGCAGAGGACTATGCTAGCTGGAGCTGCGTTGAGCGGGGTGCTTGGGGATGCCTGGTGAACCTGCTTGCTTGGTCTGCCCCTCTCCTGCTTCGTATGTCCACTTCCCCAAACGTTTTCTGTCCCCTGAAGCCCTCGTTTCTCTGCCTCTAGTTTTGCCTTCCTCCGCCTTTCATTTTCCACACAGCTGCCAGAACATTCTTTCTTACCTTAGAGAAGCTGGTTTAGATGGGTTTGGGGATTGTTGGCATGTGGTTGGTGGACACAGATTTAAGGGGTGGTGAGAACCGGGTCTCAGGTGAGGCTGGGGGTCAGGAGTTGCAGAGGAAGGGGGATGACGTACTTGGAAGTGTTTCCTGCTCGAAGGATTGAGATCCCAGCattttgtctctctcttccccaccctTGAGGGTCCCCCGTCCTGAAGTGGGGTCTTCCTGCTGGAGTTTGGCTGAGCTGGCCCCAACTAGGGTGGGCGCAGTGCGAGCACCTCTGGAGAGGAGCTGGTGTGTAGCTCTGGCCGTGTGTGGGTCATGCACTCTAGGGGCCTGCGTCTTCCAAAACACTAGGTCTTAGAGGTTACAGGAAGTCGGGGAAATCACAAAGACCTATCTTTCCCCTCCAAAAAAACGGACAGCTGGCGAGCCCCAGGCAGAGCCGGAGCTGTTCGGAAGGGCTGCATGTGGTGACGGGCACCTCGCGCCACTGGCACTGGGTGGGGTGTGGGTTGCGTGGACTGCCAGGAGGAGGGTGTGTAGACTTCCCACTGTCCCTTGTGTCTTGCAGCTAGACCAGATCTGCATCTCTTTTGACAAAGGCAAGACCACAATGAACTTCATTGAGGCAGCGCTGTTGATCCAGGGCTCCGCTTGCGTCTACAGTAAGAAGGTGGGCCCGCCTGGCTGCGGTCTGGACGCAGTGTCTGCTGGGGCCAAGGTCTGCCGTCTCGCTGGGGCAGGTGGCAGGCTCAGCCCTGTCTCAGTTGCCCCAGCAgcacctcccacctcctcctccaagcCCTTGCCCCTTTTAACACGGAAGAACAGAATGGGTTTACAGTAGCAgggttgggaattccctggtggtccagcggttaggactccatgcttccgggggacgggtttgctccctgggtgggGGTCTAGGATGCTGCCTGCCATGCCACATGGCCCCCCGCAAGAGAGATTGTCAGTAACTGAGTCAGTGACTCTCAACCCACGCTCCAGTCCAAAGAGTCACCAGTGCCTGGGCCTCACCCACACTTACCAAGTTAGAGTCCCCGGGTGGtggaggttgggggagggagggagatgtcTGGATGTTTGAACTATCCTCAGTGACAGTTGGTGTTGGAACATGGGAGGGGGCGGGGAAAGGGGAGCCGGGAGAGGGCGTGGGTGAAACCCAGCAGAGGGGGAGCAGGTCGGCAGCGCGGCTGACGGGCTTGCCGCGGAGAGAAAAGACACCTCTCGGGACGGTGCCGAGAAGACGGGCCCAGGGGTTTGCAGGGCCCACGCCTGAGGCCCCAGCTTTCACACGGGGCACGTAAGTCAGCTTCTGAGAACCAGCCACTGTATAAGAAACTCGGAGAGTGAGGTGTGGCTAAAGATCAACGCTGTGGAGGGAAACGCGAAATAAAAGACGAGTTGAAAGCACCGGCAGTCCAGTGGAGGTGAAGCGCCCCTCGCTACTTGCCAGGGCATCTGTGCGCATGCTGGAGATGTTCCTCCAGCGGCACTGCCCTGCCCGTCCTCCTGTGGAGAAGCAGGGGAGAGTGGGCCACAGCACTGATCCACTCAGCTGGCAGTTTAGTGGGGGCGGGGAACGAAAGGCACGCAGAAGGAAGAGTTTAGAAATGTGTTGAGGAGCTCGGTACTGAGAACCCCTCCGGACAGAGGAGGGGAAGCCACCAGCTTGCAGGTCAGCTGGCACAAGGACCCACCTTGGGCAGCGTGAGTTATGAAGACGGTTTGAGAATTCATTGGTTTTTGTCTCAGATGAGCCTATGAAATCGGATTCTTGTGTCCTGCATTTGTCCCCAGAAGGAATATTGGCAGTTAACTTTGGAAGCACAAACATAAGCTGCGCCTGTGGTCAAATACGTAGATGGGCAGATGTGAGCCTCCAGCAGGTGCAGTGAAATGTTAACGCGAAGTCTAGGAGGTGTGAGGGGAGCGCAGGCGGTAGGCAGCTCTGTCTTACTGGTCTTCCGAGCTGATGGAAATCTGTGATCTGATACGTGAGCTTCCTGGGCCCTTGAAATGTGGCATGTGTGACTGAGGAGTCTGGCTTTTTGCTGGCTTTCTGCGTCCCTGGTGCGGGTCCTAGACCCATCGCTGGTGGGGCTGCTCCGATTCTCTGAGTCTCGGTTCACCTCGTTGACAATGAGGACAGCACCGGCGCTGATCCGAGTGATGAGACCGTATGGACCACAGTGCGGTGCGACAGACGCTTAGGAGCGCTCCCGGGCCTCGTTTCTGGGGGGTGGGATCCGTGCCCTCGGGGCACGTTGTCCTGTTGGGCGCTGTCACCAGAGGGAGGGGCTTAGGCAGTGCGTGTCTGCATCCTGCTGGTGGGTGCTTTGTGGTCAGGATCCGGAGAATCCCAACGCTCACCCCTAGCAGTGGGGCCCCACAGGCTATGGCTGCACCGTGATGGGCCGGCAGAGACCCGCGGCGCTCCCGCAGGTGGGGGCTGGTTGGCGAGCCTCATGAAGTCAGACGCGGCTGAGGGTGCGGGCTGCAGGGTTCGGGTGGCCGCAGCTGCGGCGGTGTGGAGTGAGGGCGCAGGAGGGGGCTCCAGCTGTTCGACAGTGCTGGGGAGGTGTGGCGGTTGGGTTGGAGCAGGGATTTTGGCAGCTGGACGGGCAGGAGTTTGGAGAGAACACGGGCGTCTTGGCAGCTGGGCGCGTCACGTGGGGGCTCTGGGAGCCCCTCCGTCCTCGCCCTCACTGCTGGCTCTGGTTGCCAGGTGGAATACCTCTACTCCCTGGTCTACCAGGCTCTCGACTTCATCTCGGGCAAGAAGTGAGTATGCAGGGGTGCCCGTGTGCCCGCTGCGCGTGTGGCCCGGGCGGCCCTCACCCGCGGTGCCCCTGCGCTGGTTCTCTCAGGCAGGCCAAGCAGCTGTCCTCCACGCCGGAAGGCGGGACCGTTGGGGATGCCAGCTCGAGGGCCCCCCAGGAGGCGGAGCAGAAGGTGAGGCTTCCTGGGTGTCTGGCGGTGCCCACTGTGCCAGCCGGGCCCCCCTGAGCCCTCTGTCTTCCCACAGTTCCGGGCATTGGACGACCTCTCTGACTCCTGTGCTAACGTGGATCTCAGGGATGACCAGGTCCTCAGTGTGAGTGCCCCTCCTGCGTTTAGCTGACGGGGGGTGCAGGGTGCTGTTGTGGCCCATGGGTTCCCACGGTTCACCCGCTCTTGGCCTCTGTGCAGGGGACCCTCATCCCCCTCCTGCCCAACGCCCTGGTCGCCCCGGACGAGATGGAGAAGAACAGCACCCCCCTGTACAGGTGCGGGGCGGCGCCTGCTGGGTGGACGGGGGGTTGCTGGGGAAGGGGCTCTGCAGCGCCCATGTTTTGCCAGCTGTCAGGGGGAGGTCCTGGCCAGCCGGAAGGACTTCAGGGTGAACACGTGCACACCGCACCCCAGAGGCACATTCCTGCTGGAGCCGCTGGGCGTGTCCCTCATGGAGGCCCTGCAGCCGTGGAACCCGAAGGGTGAGGACCTGGGCAGGGACGAGGCGGGCTCGCGCCCACTGTTCGGGCCTGCCTGCTGGGCGGGGCCTCTGCCCACAGCTGGCTCAGCCCCAGAGGGCCCGCGGCCTGTGCTGGGCTGTGTTCCCTGTCCCCAGTTCTGGCCGCGTGGGGCCTAGGAGGGACCTTGTAGGGGGAGCAGGGCTGACCGTGTGCGATCCCTGCTCTCTCGCAGAGCCTGGAAGGGCCGAGGAGCAGCCCATGGAAGTCTCTGTGTGCGGGAGTCCCGGCCCGGCACTCAGCACCTCCCAGGAGCCAGGTGAGAAGCGAGCTCCCAGGCGGGCCTGcgggggggctggggagggcctCTGCGCTCAGCACCCACCCTGTCCAGCGCTGCAGCCTGGGGGGCTAAGGCTCGGGGGCAGGCCTCCGTGCCCCGGGCCCACCTTGGCCAGCTGTGCTGTCTTGGTTCAGTGGCTGCCCCCAGACCAGCTTTCTCTCTGAGCAGACAGAGGCGGCAGCATTTGAAGAGGAAAATTACTAAAAACTAAAGTGAAGCAAACAGAGCAGCGGTGTGACGCGAGTGTGCCGTGCTGTTTGCTCCCCACAGGTGACGCTGCGGCAGGGACGGCACCTCATCCCCAGGCGCAGTCCCCGCTGCCTGGCCTTCTGGCTCCCGAGGCTGACTGTCTCGtgtccctgccaggctcctctccagacGGCCCAGCGCCCAGAGGTGGGGGCGTGGGAGAGGACAGAGAGGAtgcagaaggggcagcagagcccCCTGAGGCCTCAGCACTTGAGGTCCCTATGGAgcccctggagcccaggagccctgAGCAGGTGGGACCCCGAGGGAGGCCTGCTGAGCCCCCACCCTCAGCCAGGCGAGCCCCGGTGGGGACGGCGCGTGCGTGGGGCAGGCGGTCCCCTGGGCTGCCGGCTCTCTGGGCCTTGTGCGCCAGGGCAGTGGGTGTGTCCGCCAGCCGGCCCCAGCCCCACACCCTGCCCTTTCCAACAGCAGCTTTCACGGCTCCCTCTCTGAGCAGAGCAGCTGCTGCTCTTCAGGGGTGGACTGGTGCCCAGGGGCAGCACCCAGAATGGCACTGGTCTCCAGAGCCGACTCTCGAGGCCAGGCTGGCAGGAGTGGGCGGGCCTGTCAGGTTCGATTGGTTGTTTTTGCCTAATTGctgtcacgtccgactctctgtgaccccatggactgcagcctgccaggctcctccatctgtgggattctctgggcaaggatactggagtgggtcgccatgccctcctccaggggatcttgccgacccagggatggaacccaggtctcccgcactgcaggcggattcttcaccgtctgtttttctctttgaggAAGTATCTCGCCGCCACTCGTCCAGTTCCTATCGCCTAAATCTTTATTAGCTTTTCACCTTCTCGTCGTTGAACTTCCTGCCCCCAGGGGCTTTCTGCAGGGCTCCCCATGTCTGGCCCCGGAGCAGAGCTGCTGGCGGCCTGGGATCCtgggtggaggaggagaggggaatccCAGGTTTTCCTTTGCAGAGTGCTGCCCAGCCCAGGAGGTGTGCACTCCGGGAGCGGAAGGAGGCCCCGGAGCCCGCATCCAGGCTGCAGGTGAGGGGCGGGCGGCCTGGAGcccggcggggggtggggggggcgccCTCGGCAGTGCGTCTCTTGAGCACTCTTCCTCCCCCAGCGCTGGGCCTCCCTGCTGCAGCTCCAGGGTGCCCCCTCCCTGAGCTCTCAACTAGGGGAGGGTGCGTGTCCTCCACCCTCCTGTGTCTGCTTGTGCTCAGGACACCCCAGACCCCTGGCAGGGCCTGGACCCCTTCGACTCTCCAGATTCTAAGCCCTTCAGGAAAGGTAACGCGGCGGGCATGGCCCCTgggcactgggggtgggggctggattCACCCGGCTTGAGTGGAGGTTGGGGCTCCACGGCCTGTGGGCACGGAGATGGCCCTGGGCTGTGGCTGTGCTCCGGGACTGCCTGTCTGCCCCCAGGCAGGCCCTACTCTGTGCCCCCCCGCGTGGAAGAGGCGCCAGGACAGAAGCGTAAGAGGAAGGGTGCCGTCAAGCTGCAGGATTTCCACCAGTGGTACCTGGCCGCCTGTGCGTGGGGCCCAGGGTCGGGTGCGGCTGTGGGCCTCAGCTCGGCCCCTGCTGACCCGGGCTTCTTGCAGATGCTGACCACACAGACAGCAGGAGGTCCCGGCGAAAGGGCCCTTCCTTCGCAGGtgagcctggggcctggggctctTTGAGGGAGGCTGACCCCACATTGCACCGCCCCCCTCAGCCTCGGGAGGCCGGAGGCCAAGTGGACTTGGGTGGGCCTGGGCAGGATGAGGGAGCCCCCTCATGAGGCTTGTGTGCGCAGACATGGAGGTTCTGTACTGGAAGCACGTGAAGGAGCAGCTGGAGACGCTCCGGAAGATGCAGAGGAGGGAGGCAAGTACCGGCCACCATGTGGACCCCGCGGGGCCTGGTGGGAGACAGCAGTGCCTCTGATGGGCTGTCTCTGCACAGGCGGCTGAGCGGTGGTTGCCGAGGGCTGAGCAGGGGCTGTGGCCTGTGGAGGAGGACCGCCTGGAGGACTCGGTGGAAGACCTGGGCGCCGCAGGTGGGGCCTCCAGGGGCAGGCCGGGGCAGGGCTCAGCGCCCACCGCAGCCTAACTCGCCTTGTGCCCGGGTGCTCCCTTCTCAGCAGATGACTTCCTGGAGCCTGAGGAGTACGCAGAGCCCGAAGGGGCAGAGCCCGGGGAAGAGGCAAACATGGGTAGGTCTGGGAGTGGGCTGCTGGCCTGAGGAGCCCTGAAGACGGGAGGGACAGACGCTCACGGCCGCACTTTTGCAGAAGCGGAAGCCATGCCAGCGTCTCTGCGCTATGAGGAGCTGGTCCAAAGGAACGTGGTAGGCCCAGGTCAGAGTGGGGGcagccgggcggggcgggggcgggccctGCACCCAGCTGCTGGCCCCGGTCCTCCCCCAGGAGCTCTTCGTCACCACCTCGAAGCAGGACGTCTTCGTGACCACCTCGAGGCAGGAGCTCGTCCAGGAGACGGAGCTGAAGCAGCAcatcaggggctgggaggaggccaTCCAGACCCTGCTCCAGGAGCAGGTGAGGCGGGCTGGGCGGGCCCCTGGCGGAGGATGGCGTCCCCTGCCGCCTGCCTTGGGCCAGCCCGggaccctcccttcccctccgcAGGAGGAGCATGTGCCCTTTGACATCCACACCTACGGGGACCAGGTGGTCTCCCGGTTCAGCCAGCTCAACCAGTGGTGTCCCTTCGCGAAGCTGGTGGCAGGCCAGCCTGCCTTCGAAGTGTGCCGCTCCATGCTGGCCTCCCTGCAGCTGGTGAGTGGCCCAGGCGTCTGGGAGGGAAGTGGCCCCGGCCTCTGCTAACGCTTGGCGTCCTACAGGCCAATGACTACACAGTGGAGATCACCCAGCAGCCGGGGCTGGAGGCAGCCGTGGACACCATGTCCCTGAGGCTGCTCACACGCCAGCGGGCCCACCAGCGCTTCCAGACCTACGCCGCCCCCTCCACGGCCCAGCCCTGAGCAGGGAGCCCACGCCCCACGGACCCTGGGTGTGCGTCTGCGCCGTCTGCTTCCTGGCTGGCCCAGCCTAATAAAGTGTTGCCATCCCACCAGTCCCTTAAAACAAACCCTTTACCGAACCGTCGTGTTTAGGGGAGAGGGTTGTCTGTCCCCTGCGCCCCAGGAGGCAGCcaccaggcccccagccccccgCCCGCCAGGGCCTGCAGGGGCGGCCGATACAGATCTCACGCGCACACGGCTCCGTCACAGCCCTTTAATGGCCGGGCTCAGTGCAGGACACTGCGGAAGGCAGCCATGTGGCGCCGCACGCTGTCTGTGATCTGCTCGGCCGACCGGCCCCTGCTGTAGTAGTCGGTGAAGAGGCCGTCGGGGCTGAGCAGGTAGATGGCGATGGAGTGGTCCACGATGTAGTCCTGGTCTTCGTCCTTGGGGCCAGCGCTGTAGTACACGCGGTAGCTGCGGCTCACCTGGGCGATCTGCTCGGTGGACCCAGTCAGGCCCAGCAGCCTCGGGTGGAAGTCCTGCACGTAGCGGGCCATGGCGGCCACGGTGTCCCGCTCGGGGTCCACGGTGATGAAGAGGGGCTGCACCGGGGGCAGGCCGGGCTCCGCCTCCAGCTGCCGCACCACCTGCACCAACTTCTCCAGCTCGTCGGGGCAGATGTCAGGGCAGTGAGTGAAGCCGAAGTACAGCAGCACCCACTGGCCCCGGAAGTCAGCTTTGCAGCGCACTTGGCCCCGGTGGTCCAGCAGGCTGAAGTCGCCCTGGCCCACAGCAGCCTGCCGCAGGGCCTCTGtccgctgctgccgccgccacTGCTCCTTCTCGGCCCTCATGGCCAGCCAGGCCCCACCCACTCCAGCCCCAATCAAGGCTGTGACAAGCAACCTGGTTCGCAGGCCAGGACCCTGGGGCTGgtcctgcctgcctgtctctgcAGGGCCTGGCGTTGAGAAGGGCTGGTATCTCACATGCTGGGCCTTGCCTCCTGGGGTCCCAGGGAGGGCCAGAGCCTTGAGCTGAAAGAGCCTGTGCCAAGCTTTGGGTGCCCGAgtcagcagcagcatggacctgATGCTTCTGGAAAAGAGCAAAGAGTGTCAGAAGCCAGAAGTGCCCCCATCATTCAGGAGATCCCTGACTCCACCTGGAGGACCAGCCCTACACAGGCTCTGCTGTCAGCAGCTGCTCACCTAGCACTCACCCCGGCTCAACGGCCTCACCTCTGAAACCTCAAACCCCAGCTTAGGCGTCACCAAGCGTTCATGCTTGTCCCTCTTGTTCTTCAGCCTGAGAGCCTGTCTATCCCATCCCACTCGGCCCCGGCAGCTCTCTAACAGCTCAGCCGTCGCCTGCATTTGAGCTGACGGAAAGCATCCCATGCACACGCCTCTGCCGGATTCTTGgtcatatttgtttgtttgcaatAAACACCCATTTCTTAAGAGGAGGTGGGTGAATTTCTGGCTTCAACCCTCCCAAGACTGACTCCTCTGGCCCTTCTGCAGCCCTTCTCCTGAGGCCACTCCTGCCACAGTGCTCTGGCCCCCGGCCCCGCGGAAACTGCGCCACGCGCACCGCAGTCTGCAGCGCTCCGCCTGGCCCCAAGCCCCCGCCAGCCCCTCGCACGTACACTTCCAGCTGGCAGCCGGCCCGTTAGAGAAGGTTTCTGCTTGCTTCGCGCCAACTCTTCACAGCCAGGTACCCGACGGCAGCTCTGGACTCATGTCCTGCCGCTGCTTCGGTGACCTCCGTGCCTCTCTCAGGGGCCTCTGGAGATTTGCCAGGAGGAGGTCTTAGAATCCCCCCTCACCTGTTCAGGCGCTCCTGGGAGGATCCTCTCGAAGACTCCTACACGTCCGGCCTCTGCCCGTCCGACGGTTCCTCGGCTGCACGACCTTGGACACGTCCCTTAGCTTGTTCACACCACCTTCCTTACAAAACGTGCTCCAAGTTGTGCATAAGGTGGGCCTGCAGACCCAGACGtttccagcccctctcctccGGGAGCCCCTTTCACAGCAGCCTCCCGGAACGCGCCTGCGAGTCTTCCAGGTGCTCCCCGCTCACCGCGCGCCAGGGTCGGGGAGGCGAGTCTCGAGATGCTGCCGGGGCGGCACCGCGGACTACCCGCCCAGCTCGACGTCAGCGCGCATGCGTCAACGACAACGCGCTCGCGCAGACGGCCGTGTGCGCGGGCCGGCGCCGGGCGGTGCGCGTGCGCCAAAGGCGGAGGCCCGCCGGAAGTCACGTGTGGGGGCGGGGCTTCCTCCGTGGCCGTGCCCTTCCGCCGCGGCCGCGCTCGCTCGGCGCCGTCCCCAGTCGCCGGATGTGGTCACCCGTCGTCGGGTGGGGTCTCCGCCCCGCTCCCCAGCCCGGCATGCCGGCGCGCGCATGGCTGCAGGCCTCTCGGGCTTCGTTGCTGTGTCCAGCGGGCCGTGAGCAGCTGGGCCCGGGAGAGAGGGAGTCTCCGGGCGTAGGGCTGAGCCGGGGCGGGGGCATCTCTTCTTGTCCCCTCTCGGAGCGCGGTGACCCCAGGCCGTCCAGGAGCAGCCGCGCTCCCTCGCTCCAGGCCGCGGCCTACGGCCGGCTGCCCGTGGCGGTCAGAGCGGCGGCCCCGCGCCAGCCTGCCGAGACTCGGTTCGGCGTGGATCCACTCCGCGTCTCGCGTGTCGTCAGACTGCAGCCCCTGATGTACCCTCGGTTGCCgggtcccctggagagggagtTACAGAAGGCTCGGGAGGGGGCGGGAGACATCTGGAGCGGCCGTGACTGACTTCAGCGGTGGGGGTCCGGAAGAGCTTGTTCGGCGGGAGGGCCCTGGGAGTTTCCCCAGACCCGGACCAGGTCGGTCTTGCTCGGATAAGGGTCACCGGGTGGGAGTGGAGCGGGGAGGCTGGACCCTGGCTGCGGCAGGGTAAGACAGGGTCAGGCTACCCGAGTTACGAGCGGAGATAAAGAGATCCGTGCCAGCAGAGGCCACAGCCACTCGGGGACCTCTATGGGGAGGCTACACAGGCTCCAGGGCCAGTGCCCGGCTAGGGACTGCGGCCTCTCTCTACTTCCTGCCTGCCATCTTTGCAGACCGGCTGTCCACTGCTGTGGGGGCTATGTGTGGGCGGCTAAGGGGTCTGCAGGTGATGGAGATCCTGGAGCTTCCTGGGAGGTGTGGGGGAGGCTGACACTCGGATCAGTCATGAGGGATCCTGAACATGGACAGTCAGGTGCCCTATGTGATGGGATGACAGGTGCGTCAGTCAGGTCACCCTCTTGAGTGGGTGGTCAGGCATCCTCTGATGTGGGACACTGACGCTGGCTTTGGGTCAGATCGCCTGTGGCTGTGTGTTCATAGGTCAGGGGTCTCTAACATCCGGGAGGCAAACCCTGGTCAGGTCATCTGTGATGAATGGCAGGCTGTCGATGGTGGCTGTCGCATCTCTTGTTTCCTGCAGGAATCCGTCTGCAGGAACCAGCTTCCTGACCACAATACAGCACCAGCAGCCCACTCACCCCTGCAACCCTTGTATCTGGCCAACCTCCCCTGCAATAGGGCTCCCAGTGACTCTCAGTGGCCTCTAATCAGTGACCCCATCATTGACCCTGACCAAGGATTCATCAGCAACCTTGACAGATGTCCAAAATCATGACCAATGACAGGACTGGTTCTGATAAGTTCTCACTAGTAGCCCATCAAATATATGGATCAACATCCTATGGCCCAGTAATGATTGATCAGAGGCCCATTGGTTATTTAAACCAAGTCCCTATTAGTGACTTCTATTAAATTTCCATTGATGGTCTTGACCAAGGTCCAGGGACCCATGAGTAACTGATCAATATCCTCCCTAGTGATCCTTCAGAGATTCTGGCCTGTGTTTTCCATCAATAACCAAGATCGATGACCA encodes:
- the NCAPH2 gene encoding condensin-2 complex subunit H2 isoform X1; its protein translation is MEDVEARFAHLLLPIRDLTRNWEVDVAAQLGEYLEELDQICISFDKGKTTMNFIEAALLIQGSACVYSKKVEYLYSLVYQALDFISGKKQAKQLSSTPEGGTVGDASSRAPQEAEQKFRALDDLSDSCANVDLRDDQVLSGTLIPLLPNALVAPDEMEKNSTPLYSCQGEVLASRKDFRVNTCTPHPRGTFLLEPLGVSLMEALQPWNPKEPGRAEEQPMEVSVCGSPGPALSTSQEPGDAAAGTAPHPQAQSPLPGLLAPEADCLVSLPGSSPDGPAPRGGGVGEDREDAEGAAEPPEASALEVPMEPLEPRSPEQSAAQPRRCALRERKEAPEPASRLQDTPDPWQGLDPFDSPDSKPFRKGNAAGMAPGHWGWGLDSPGLSGGWGSTACGHGDGPGLWLCSGTACLPPGRPYSVPPRVEEAPGQKRKRKGAVKLQDFHQWYLAAYADHTDSRRSRRKGPSFADMEVLYWKHVKEQLETLRKMQRREAAERWLPRAEQGLWPVEEDRLEDSVEDLGAAADDFLEPEEYAEPEGAEPGEEANMEAEAMPASLRYEELVQRNVELFVTTSKQDVFVTTSRQELVQETELKQHIRGWEEAIQTLLQEQEEHVPFDIHTYGDQVVSRFSQLNQWCPFAKLVAGQPAFEVCRSMLASLQLANDYTVEITQQPGLEAAVDTMSLRLLTRQRAHQRFQTYAAPSTAQP
- the NCAPH2 gene encoding condensin-2 complex subunit H2 isoform X4, with amino-acid sequence MEDVEARFAHLLLPIRDLTRNWEVDVAAQLGEYLEELDQICISFDKGKTTMNFIEAALLIQGSACVYSKKVEYLYSLVYQALDFISGKKQAKQLSSTPEGGTVGDASSRAPQEAEQKFRALDDLSDSCANVDLRDDQVLSGTLIPLLPNALVAPDEMEKNSTPLYSCQGEVLASRKDFRVNTCTPHPRGTFLLEPLGVSLMEALQPWNPKEPGRAEEQPMEVSVCGSPGPALSTSQEPGDAAAGTAPHPQAQSPLPGLLAPEADCLVSLPGSSPDGPAPRGGGVGEDREDAEGAAEPPEASALEVPMEPLEPRSPEQSAAQPRRCALRERKEAPEPASRLQDTPDPWQGLDPFDSPDSKPFRKGRPYSVPPRVEEAPGQKRKRKGAVKLQDFHQWYLAAYADHTDSRRSRRKGPSFADMEVLYWKHVKEQLETLRKMQRREAAERWLPRAEQGLWPVEEDRLEDSVEDLGAAADDFLEPEEYAEPEGAEPGEEANMEAEAMPASLRYEELVQRNVELFVTTSKQDVFVTTSRQELVQETELKQHIRGWEEAIQTLLQEQEEHVPFDIHTYGDQVVSRFSQLNQWCPFAKLVAGQPAFEVCRSMLASLQLANDYTVEITQQPGLEAAVDTMSLRLLTRQRAHQRFQTYAAPSTAQP
- the NCAPH2 gene encoding condensin-2 complex subunit H2 isoform X7; amino-acid sequence: MEDVEARFAHLLLPIRDLTRNWEVDVAAQLGEYLEELDQICISFDKGKTTMNFIEAALLIQGSACVYSKKVEYLYSLVYQALDFISGKKQAKQLSSTPEGGTVGDASSRAPQEAEQKFRALDDLSDSCANVDLRDDQVLSGTLIPLLPNALVAPDEMEKNSTPLYSCQGEVLASRKDFRVNTCTPHPRGTFLLEPLGVSLMEALQPWNPKEPGRAEEQPMEVSVCGSPGPALSTSQEPGSSPDGPAPRGGGVGEDREDAEGAAEPPEASALEVPMEPLEPRSPEQSAAQPRRCALRERKEAPEPASRLQDTPDPWQGLDPFDSPDSKPFRKGRPYSVPPRVEEAPGQKRKRKGAVKLQDFHQWYLAAYADHTDSRRSRRKGPSFADMEVLYWKHVKEQLETLRKMQRREAAERWLPRAEQGLWPVEEDRLEDSVEDLGAADDFLEPEEYAEPEGAEPGEEANMEAEAMPASLRYEELVQRNVELFVTTSKQDVFVTTSRQELVQETELKQHIRGWEEAIQTLLQEQEEHVPFDIHTYGDQVVSRFSQLNQWCPFAKLVAGQPAFEVCRSMLASLQLANDYTVEITQQPGLEAAVDTMSLRLLTRQRAHQRFQTYAAPSTAQP
- the NCAPH2 gene encoding condensin-2 complex subunit H2 isoform X2, with product MEDVEARFAHLLLPIRDLTRNWEVDVAAQLGEYLEELDQICISFDKGKTTMNFIEAALLIQGSACVYSKKVEYLYSLVYQALDFISGKKQAKQLSSTPEGGTVGDASSRAPQEAEQKFRALDDLSDSCANVDLRDDQVLSGTLIPLLPNALVAPDEMEKNSTPLYSCQGEVLASRKDFRVNTCTPHPRGTFLLEPLGVSLMEALQPWNPKEPGRAEEQPMEVSVCGSPGPALSTSQEPGDAAAGTAPHPQAQSPLPGLLAPEADCLVSLPGSSPDGPAPRGGGVGEDREDAEGAAEPPEASALEVPMEPLEPRSPEQSAAQPRRCALRERKEAPEPASRLQDTPDPWQGLDPFDSPDSKPFRKGNAAGMAPGHWGWGLDSPGLSGGWGSTACGHGDGPGLWLCSGTACLPPGRPYSVPPRVEEAPGQKRKRKGAVKLQDFHQWYLAAYADHTDSRRSRRKGPSFADMEVLYWKHVKEQLETLRKMQRREAAERWLPRAEQGLWPVEEDRLEDSVEDLGAADDFLEPEEYAEPEGAEPGEEANMEAEAMPASLRYEELVQRNVELFVTTSKQDVFVTTSRQELVQETELKQHIRGWEEAIQTLLQEQEEHVPFDIHTYGDQVVSRFSQLNQWCPFAKLVAGQPAFEVCRSMLASLQLANDYTVEITQQPGLEAAVDTMSLRLLTRQRAHQRFQTYAAPSTAQP